One window from the genome of Flexibacter flexilis DSM 6793 encodes:
- a CDS encoding citrate synthase, translating to MSENAKLILDGVTYELPVLEGSEKEKAIDIAPLRDKSGYITLDYGFKNTGSTKSAITFLDGEEGILRYRGYPIEQLAEKSSFLEVAYLLIYGELPSQAELDQFTNTIKSHTLVHEDIRKILDGFPANAHPMGVLSSLVCSLTAFYPESITDRSKEQVDLNIVRLLAKMPTFAAWAFKNSMGHPVNYPKNKLDYCSNFLHMMFSLPVEGYEVDPVVSDALNKLLILHADHEQNCSTSTVRVVGSSKASLYSSVSAGINALWGPLHGGANQEVIEQLDAIKADGGNTQKWVEKAKDKNSGFRLMGFGHRVYKNFDPRAKIIKGACDQILNKLGVNDPVLNIAKELEEAALNDPYFIERKLYPNVDFYSGIIYRALGIPTDMFTVMFALGRLPGWIAQWKEMNEQKEPISRPRQIYVGATLRDYVDVTKR from the coding sequence ATGTCTGAAAACGCTAAATTAATCCTTGACGGCGTAACTTATGAGTTACCAGTGCTTGAGGGTTCGGAAAAAGAAAAGGCGATTGATATTGCGCCTTTGCGCGACAAATCGGGTTACATTACCTTAGATTACGGTTTCAAAAACACAGGTTCAACCAAAAGTGCTATTACATTCCTTGACGGAGAAGAAGGTATCCTTCGCTATCGCGGGTATCCGATTGAGCAGTTAGCCGAAAAATCTTCTTTCTTGGAAGTGGCTTACTTGCTTATTTACGGAGAGCTTCCTTCGCAAGCAGAATTAGACCAATTCACTAACACTATAAAGAGCCACACATTAGTACACGAAGATATTCGCAAAATCCTTGACGGATTCCCTGCTAATGCACACCCGATGGGCGTACTTTCGTCTCTAGTTTGTTCCCTTACAGCTTTCTACCCAGAATCTATCACAGACCGTTCGAAAGAACAAGTAGATTTGAATATTGTACGTTTGCTTGCCAAAATGCCAACATTTGCGGCTTGGGCATTCAAAAATTCAATGGGACACCCTGTGAATTATCCTAAAAATAAGTTGGATTACTGCTCAAACTTCTTGCACATGATGTTCTCACTTCCTGTGGAAGGTTATGAAGTAGATCCAGTGGTTTCTGATGCACTGAACAAATTACTTATCCTCCACGCCGACCACGAGCAAAACTGCTCTACAAGCACAGTTCGCGTGGTAGGTTCTTCAAAAGCAAGTTTGTACTCGTCGGTTTCGGCAGGTATCAACGCGCTTTGGGGACCGTTGCATGGTGGTGCAAACCAAGAAGTTATCGAACAACTTGACGCTATCAAAGCCGACGGCGGTAACACTCAAAAATGGGTTGAAAAAGCAAAAGATAAAAATAGCGGCTTCCGCTTGATGGGCTTCGGACACCGTGTGTACAAAAACTTTGACCCACGCGCGAAAATCATCAAAGGTGCTTGCGACCAAATCTTGAACAAATTGGGTGTAAATGATCCAGTGTTGAACATTGCGAAAGAATTGGAAGAAGCGGCTCTTAACGATCCGTATTTCATCGAACGCAAATTGTATCCAAACGTGGATTTCTATTCGGGCATTATTTACCGTGCGTTGGGTATCCCTACGGATATGTTTACGGTAATGTTTGCTTTGGGTCGTCTTCCAGGTTGGATTGCTCAATGGAAAGAAATGAACGAGCAAAAAGAACCAATTAGCCGTCCACGTCAGATATATGTAGGTGCTACATTGCGCGACTACGTTGATGTTACAAAACGCTAA
- a CDS encoding glycosyltransferase family 117 protein, translated as MSGYKGINNIVGWLVFAIATAVYALTVEPTASFWDCGEFIAVSYKLMVPHPPGAPLFLLVGRLFSLLASDPTRVAFWVNMVSVLSSSFTVLFLFWSITMLAKKLAGVENGQSPSLGQTIAIMGSGVVGALAYTFSDSAWFSAEEAEVYAMSSFFTALVVWAMLKWEAVADEPDADRWLVFIAYMTGLSIGVHLLNLVTVPALAYIYYFRKYKPTTKGMIITMVIGMAIVGIVLVGVIPGLPSLAGSFEIFFVNTLGMPFNSGIIFFVLAFVGALTYAIIYSIRKQNRMLNTSLVAFVFVLIGYASYGIIVIRANFHTPINENNPDNVISFVSYLKREQYGDRPLLYGPLYNAQPVKQEKGAPVYARKGNRYEIIEYKTINVYASKDKTLLPRIYSPQGNHVQAYRNWVKDLPPSDVKPSFAQNMEFMFKYQIGWMYVRYFMWNFAGRESDIQDADWLSPFASKAGLPDSLANNRGRNNFYMLPLILGLIGLYYQLKRNGRSAFVVGLLFIFTGIAIVVYLNQPPVEPRERDYTFAGSFYTFSIWIGLGVLALWDYTRRMLKNDTVSAVAMSAISFVAPALMLQQGWDDHNRADRFHSVDSARNLLNSCAPNAILFTGGDNDTFPLWYVQEVEGFRTDVRVCNLSLLGTDWYISQMKQKAYESQPLPISLEEENFTQGKNDYIPYVENPNVKGAINLKQYMSLVKQNHPAIMVQAQSGSSIASLISKSFFLPVDSAKVAAMGIVPKGKENQIVSNIAWDLNKTALFKNDLLVLDMIATNNWERPIYFSTTLSPSSYLNLKPYFQLEGLAYRLVPAKLAENDLMLERLRYEQGQTKEMPFTVSNPSEGYVNTDIMYNNMMTNRFQWRGLDNPSVYYDENYKRFPLNSRNSFYRLAAQLYNEGKQDKAKQVIDYCFKVIPDNTIPYDVYIPQFLPLMLRLGEEKRAIDIAETLHNRTIQELDYYTKSRPNAQQEIQTNIYMLQQLFMAFKNAGKNEQADKYEKTFMKYYQFAQPQGGYEEE; from the coding sequence ATGTCTGGATACAAAGGAATTAACAACATTGTCGGTTGGTTGGTATTTGCGATAGCGACTGCCGTTTATGCCCTGACGGTAGAGCCAACGGCCAGTTTTTGGGACTGTGGCGAATTTATTGCCGTATCATACAAACTCATGGTGCCACACCCTCCAGGTGCGCCGCTTTTCTTATTGGTGGGGCGTTTGTTTTCGCTCTTAGCCTCAGACCCTACGCGCGTGGCCTTTTGGGTAAACATGGTATCGGTGCTTTCGAGTAGCTTTACAGTGTTGTTCTTATTCTGGAGTATAACGATGTTGGCCAAAAAATTGGCTGGCGTAGAAAACGGCCAAAGCCCAAGTTTGGGACAAACTATTGCCATTATGGGCAGCGGTGTGGTAGGTGCGTTGGCTTATACGTTCTCGGATTCGGCGTGGTTTTCGGCAGAAGAGGCAGAAGTTTACGCCATGTCAAGTTTCTTTACGGCTTTGGTGGTGTGGGCGATGCTCAAATGGGAAGCTGTGGCCGACGAGCCAGACGCAGACCGTTGGTTGGTGTTTATTGCCTACATGACGGGTTTGTCTATTGGTGTCCACTTGCTCAACTTGGTTACTGTACCCGCTTTGGCCTACATTTATTATTTCCGCAAATACAAACCAACTACTAAAGGCATGATTATCACGATGGTAATCGGTATGGCTATCGTAGGAATTGTATTGGTTGGTGTAATCCCTGGTTTGCCTTCGCTTGCGGGTTCTTTTGAAATTTTCTTTGTTAATACCTTGGGTATGCCGTTCAATTCGGGTATTATCTTCTTTGTGTTGGCATTTGTGGGCGCACTTACCTACGCTATTATTTATTCTATCCGCAAACAAAACCGTATGCTCAACACTTCGTTGGTGGCATTTGTATTTGTGTTGATTGGATATGCTTCTTACGGAATTATCGTGATTCGTGCCAATTTTCACACACCAATCAACGAAAATAACCCAGACAACGTAATTAGCTTTGTTTCGTACCTGAAACGTGAGCAATACGGCGACCGTCCGTTGCTTTACGGCCCACTTTACAACGCGCAACCAGTGAAGCAAGAAAAAGGCGCACCTGTTTATGCACGCAAAGGCAACCGTTACGAAATCATTGAATACAAGACGATTAACGTGTACGCTTCTAAAGACAAAACTTTATTGCCACGTATTTATAGCCCACAAGGCAACCACGTACAAGCCTATCGCAATTGGGTAAAAGATTTGCCGCCTTCAGACGTGAAGCCTTCATTTGCTCAAAACATGGAATTTATGTTCAAATACCAAATCGGTTGGATGTATGTGCGTTATTTCATGTGGAATTTTGCAGGCCGAGAAAGCGACATTCAAGACGCTGATTGGCTAAGTCCGTTTGCCAGCAAAGCAGGTTTGCCAGACTCGTTGGCCAACAACAGAGGCCGCAACAATTTCTATATGTTGCCTTTGATTTTGGGCTTAATTGGTTTGTATTATCAACTCAAACGCAATGGTCGTAGTGCTTTTGTGGTGGGTTTATTGTTTATTTTTACGGGTATCGCCATTGTTGTTTACCTGAACCAACCGCCAGTAGAGCCACGCGAGCGTGATTATACGTTTGCAGGTTCGTTCTATACGTTTAGCATTTGGATTGGTTTGGGTGTGTTGGCGTTGTGGGATTATACGCGCCGTATGCTCAAAAACGATACTGTTTCGGCGGTGGCCATGTCGGCGATTTCGTTTGTTGCGCCAGCTCTTATGTTACAACAAGGTTGGGACGACCACAACCGCGCCGACCGTTTCCACTCTGTGGACTCGGCTCGCAACTTGCTTAACTCATGTGCGCCAAATGCCATTTTGTTCACGGGTGGCGACAACGATACATTCCCGTTGTGGTACGTGCAAGAAGTAGAAGGTTTCCGTACAGACGTGCGCGTTTGTAACCTTAGCTTGTTGGGTACGGACTGGTACATTTCGCAAATGAAACAAAAAGCGTATGAGTCGCAGCCATTGCCGATTTCTTTGGAAGAAGAAAACTTTACGCAAGGCAAAAACGATTATATTCCGTATGTGGAAAATCCGAATGTAAAAGGCGCGATTAACCTCAAACAATACATGAGTTTGGTGAAACAAAATCACCCAGCTATCATGGTGCAAGCGCAAAGCGGTAGTTCTATTGCTTCGCTTATTTCCAAATCGTTCTTCTTGCCAGTGGACAGCGCGAAAGTGGCTGCGATGGGCATTGTTCCGAAAGGAAAAGAAAACCAAATTGTGTCTAACATTGCTTGGGATTTGAATAAAACTGCTTTGTTCAAAAATGATTTGTTGGTGTTGGACATGATTGCGACAAACAACTGGGAACGCCCGATTTATTTCTCTACTACGCTTTCGCCATCGAGCTACCTCAACTTGAAGCCATATTTCCAATTAGAAGGTTTGGCGTATCGCCTTGTGCCTGCTAAATTGGCCGAAAATGATTTGATGTTGGAGCGTTTGCGCTACGAACAAGGCCAAACAAAAGAAATGCCGTTTACGGTTTCTAACCCATCGGAAGGCTACGTGAACACCGACATTATGTACAACAACATGATGACCAACCGTTTCCAATGGCGCGGCCTCGACAACCCAAGCGTTTATTACGACGAAAACTATAAGCGTTTCCCGCTTAACTCTCGTAACAGCTTCTACCGTTTGGCGGCACAGCTTTACAACGAAGGCAAACAGGACAAGGCTAAACAAGTGATTGATTATTGTTTCAAAGTAATTCCTGACAACACCATCCCTTACGATGTGTATATTCCGCAATTCTTGCCGCTAATGTTGCGTTTGGGTGAAGAAAAACGCGCGATTGACATTGCCGAAACATTGCACAATCGTACCATTCAGGAGCTTGATTACTATACAAAATCTCGCCCGAATGCTCAACAAGAAATTCAGACTAATATCTACATGTTGCAACAGCTTTTCATGGCCTTTAAGAATGCAGGCAAAAATGAACAAGCGGACAAATACGAAAAAACATTTATGAAATATTACCAATTCGCACAGCCACAAGGCGGTTACGAAGAGGAATAA
- a CDS encoding helix-hairpin-helix domain-containing protein, which translates to MRKWIRDYFGFSQKEANGTVVLLIIMLLMAFIPLLIRDLWKEQKPFYSQEPALDEVLAQLKTTEKERKQWPKHNDSDKNIATASQRFHFNPNTVSVDSLQMLGISKYMAKRIDNYRHKGGKFRVKKDLKKMYGFPEELYTQLYGYIALPDSFERKQYARFGRDSSRFKRNFDKNKFAVVAFDVNTADSTAFIRLKGIGERTAQRILRYREKLGGFVSKDQYREIYGLDSLALAQMLEYAHIQTPAHKIKLNTATEQELKHPYMPYKLPKLIVNYREQHGAFTKIEDLQQIKILKSTDLEKLKPYLSLD; encoded by the coding sequence ATGAGAAAATGGATTCGCGATTATTTTGGTTTTTCGCAAAAAGAAGCAAACGGAACAGTAGTTCTGCTCATTATCATGCTTCTAATGGCTTTTATTCCGCTACTAATCAGAGATTTATGGAAAGAACAAAAGCCTTTTTATTCGCAAGAACCCGCTTTAGACGAAGTATTAGCGCAGCTCAAAACTACCGAAAAAGAACGCAAACAATGGCCAAAACACAACGATTCGGACAAAAACATTGCCACAGCCTCCCAACGGTTTCATTTTAACCCCAATACCGTTTCGGTGGATAGCTTGCAAATGCTGGGCATTTCTAAGTACATGGCCAAGCGCATTGACAATTACAGACACAAAGGCGGCAAGTTTCGGGTAAAGAAAGACCTCAAAAAAATGTATGGTTTTCCCGAAGAACTTTACACGCAACTCTACGGCTACATTGCCTTGCCAGATAGTTTTGAACGCAAACAATACGCACGTTTTGGGCGAGATAGCAGCCGATTTAAGCGAAATTTTGATAAAAATAAATTTGCGGTGGTGGCTTTTGATGTAAACACAGCCGACAGCACGGCATTTATTCGGCTCAAAGGCATTGGCGAGCGTACCGCACAGCGAATTTTGCGCTACCGCGAAAAGTTGGGCGGTTTTGTGAGCAAAGATCAATACCGCGAAATTTATGGACTTGATTCGTTGGCGTTGGCGCAAATGCTCGAATATGCCCATATTCAAACCCCTGCGCACAAAATCAAGCTCAACACAGCTACAGAACAGGAACTTAAGCATCCGTATATGCCTTACAAGTTGCCCAAACTCATCGTAAACTATCGGGAGCAACATGGCGCATTTACCAAAATCGAAGACTTACAGCAAATCAAAATCCTGAAAAGTACAGATTTGGAGAAGTTAAAACCTTATTTGTCGCTGGACTAA
- a CDS encoding SDR family oxidoreductase, which translates to MDLSTAKVIITGASTGIGYETAKLLASKGAKVVICARNKEAIEKAAAEIGALGVQADVSEEADVTRLFEQAFAYLGGLNVVINNAGVGYMAPLTQTTTEDFTRIWEVNVKGAFLVGRAAARHFTETNTGNIINIASTAGQRGFATGSAYCASKFALSALTECWRAELRKHNVRVMQVNPSEVITEFAPKLGRQPQNVDSKLKASEIAHTIASMLEMNDVGFITDATVWATNPQ; encoded by the coding sequence ATGGATTTATCTACCGCCAAAGTAATCATTACGGGAGCAAGCACAGGCATCGGTTACGAAACCGCCAAACTACTGGCCAGCAAAGGCGCGAAAGTAGTGATTTGTGCCCGCAACAAAGAAGCCATCGAAAAAGCCGCCGCCGAGATTGGGGCGTTGGGCGTGCAAGCCGACGTGTCGGAAGAGGCCGACGTAACGCGTTTGTTTGAGCAAGCATTTGCATATTTGGGTGGTCTGAACGTAGTCATCAACAACGCGGGCGTGGGTTACATGGCTCCGCTGACACAAACCACGACCGAAGATTTTACGCGCATTTGGGAAGTGAACGTAAAAGGCGCGTTTTTGGTGGGCAGGGCTGCGGCACGCCATTTCACGGAAACCAATACAGGCAACATCATAAACATTGCTTCTACGGCTGGCCAACGCGGTTTTGCAACGGGTTCGGCGTATTGTGCGAGCAAATTTGCACTGTCGGCTCTGACGGAATGTTGGCGTGCGGAGTTGCGCAAACACAACGTGCGCGTAATGCAAGTGAATCCGAGCGAAGTAATTACGGAATTTGCGCCGAAGTTGGGCCGCCAACCACAAAACGTCGATTCTAAACTCAAGGCGAGTGAGATAGCGCACACCATCGCGTCCATGCTCGAAATGAACGACGTGGGTTTCATTACCGACGCGACCGTTTGGGCAACCAATCCGCAGTAG
- a CDS encoding HipA family kinase, whose protein sequence is MPAIPLVKTVLLDTELPTDGHKPLRFWCDDGRFYFCKPLGRHRPEALFYELVCAALLEALELRVPPSAFVQIQTGSFEKKHFLKNKTEISIGFQEIAPAETVSQHISYIKNLNGNFRRPHSLLKIALFDLWVNNTNRTQSNYNLLVEETEFGKDWVAINHESCFGGTNGFLDLETPVSPTNKLISSAYFTQYKRQLRKAEACNVIEHFFSFDTKLIENEVNAIFEALPESWQIAADLPKNILDLLLCQERNESIKTLMLQTLS, encoded by the coding sequence ATGCCCGCAATACCTCTTGTAAAAACAGTATTGTTAGATACAGAACTGCCCACCGACGGCCACAAGCCTCTGCGCTTTTGGTGCGATGATGGGCGGTTCTATTTTTGTAAGCCATTGGGAAGGCATCGGCCAGAAGCCTTGTTTTATGAGTTGGTTTGCGCGGCGTTGCTCGAGGCCTTGGAGTTGCGCGTGCCGCCCAGTGCCTTTGTCCAAATCCAAACGGGAAGTTTTGAGAAAAAACATTTCTTGAAAAATAAAACTGAAATAAGTATTGGTTTTCAGGAAATTGCGCCAGCCGAAACGGTGAGCCAACATATTTCTTATATCAAAAATCTGAACGGAAATTTTCGTAGGCCGCATAGTTTGCTCAAAATCGCGCTGTTTGATTTGTGGGTAAATAACACCAATCGCACGCAAAGCAATTATAATTTGCTGGTAGAAGAAACCGAGTTTGGGAAAGATTGGGTTGCGATTAATCACGAAAGTTGTTTTGGCGGGACAAATGGGTTCTTGGATTTAGAAACGCCCGTATCGCCTACCAACAAGCTGATTTCGTCGGCCTATTTTACCCAATACAAACGACAGTTGCGAAAGGCGGAGGCCTGCAACGTAATCGAGCATTTTTTTAGTTTTGATACGAAACTAATTGAAAATGAAGTGAATGCGATTTTTGAGGCGTTGCCTGAATCGTGGCAGATTGCTGCCGACCTTCCCAAAAATATCTTGGATTTGCTGCTTTGCCAAGAGCGCAACGAATCCATCAAAACATTAATGTTACAAACTTTATCATAA
- a CDS encoding ABC transporter ATP-binding protein, with protein sequence MSNPNSESSGKIFDAQVLRRLMVFMKPYRAKFYLLVGMTIVLGFLAPLRPYQIQITVDEYIAAGNYDGLLKMTVIMVVLLVVQSVLQYQHTYLSGWLGQSIIRDIRIKLYRHVLGLRLKFFDETQIGRLITRNISDVETLSDVFTEGLAAMAGDVLQLVFILILMFYTNWKLTLVSLSMLPLLLISTYVFKEKVKSSFNDVRSAVANLNSFVQEHITGMSIVQIFSAEQREYEKFKEINAVHRKENIRSVMYYSIYFPVAEVIGAIGTGLLVWYGGREVLHETVTLGTLIAFIMYIGMFFRPIRTIADRFNTLQLGIVSTDRIMKLLDNDEIIPDEGRYLPEKFAGEVRFDNVCFGYNPEHLILKNISFHVPAGSTTALVGATGAGKSSIINLLNRFYEIQSGDISIDGHNVREYSLDYLRAQIGVVLQDVFLFSGTIEYNITLGNPNISREKVLEAAELVGALPFIERLPNGLDYNVMERGATLSVGQRQLISFVRAMVYDPKIIILDEATSSVDSETEALIQAAIEKVMKGRTSIVIAHRLSTIQNAQQILVLDKGEIKERGTHETLLAAGGLYAQLHEMQYKELA encoded by the coding sequence ATGAGTAATCCTAATTCGGAGAGTAGCGGCAAAATCTTTGACGCTCAAGTGTTGCGTAGGCTCATGGTTTTTATGAAACCGTACCGCGCCAAATTTTATTTGTTGGTGGGCATGACGATTGTGCTGGGCTTTTTAGCTCCGTTGCGCCCGTACCAAATCCAAATCACAGTGGACGAATACATTGCCGCAGGCAACTACGACGGTTTGTTGAAAATGACCGTTATTATGGTGGTGCTGTTGGTGGTACAATCGGTTTTGCAATACCAACACACGTATTTGTCGGGTTGGTTGGGGCAAAGCATTATCCGCGACATTCGCATTAAGTTGTACAGGCACGTGTTGGGTTTGCGCCTCAAATTCTTTGATGAAACGCAAATTGGTCGCCTCATTACGCGCAATATTTCGGACGTAGAAACGCTTTCAGATGTTTTTACGGAAGGTTTGGCGGCAATGGCAGGCGATGTGCTGCAACTGGTTTTTATCCTGATCCTGATGTTTTACACCAACTGGAAACTCACGTTGGTAAGCCTTTCGATGTTGCCGTTGCTGTTGATTAGCACTTATGTTTTCAAAGAAAAAGTAAAAAGCTCGTTCAATGATGTGCGCTCGGCGGTGGCCAACCTCAATTCTTTTGTGCAAGAACACATTACGGGCATGAGCATCGTGCAGATTTTCAGTGCCGAACAGCGCGAATACGAAAAATTTAAGGAAATAAATGCCGTGCATCGCAAAGAAAATATTAGGTCGGTGATGTACTATTCTATTTATTTTCCTGTGGCTGAGGTAATTGGCGCGATTGGTACGGGGCTTTTGGTTTGGTACGGAGGCCGCGAGGTACTGCACGAAACCGTTACGTTGGGTACGCTGATTGCGTTTATTATGTATATCGGTATGTTTTTTAGGCCAATTCGCACGATTGCCGACCGTTTCAATACGCTGCAATTGGGCATTGTGAGTACCGACCGCATCATGAAACTGTTGGATAATGATGAAATTATCCCCGACGAAGGCCGCTATTTACCCGAAAAATTTGCGGGTGAAGTGCGCTTTGATAACGTGTGTTTTGGGTATAATCCCGAGCATTTGATTTTGAAAAATATTTCGTTTCATGTGCCTGCGGGCAGCACGACGGCGTTGGTTGGTGCGACGGGTGCGGGCAAATCTTCGATTATTAATTTGCTCAATCGTTTTTATGAAATCCAAAGCGGCGACATTAGCATAGACGGCCACAACGTGCGCGAGTATTCATTGGATTATTTGCGGGCGCAAATTGGGGTGGTGTTGCAAGATGTGTTTTTGTTTTCGGGAACAATCGAGTACAACATTACGCTGGGTAACCCCAACATTAGCCGCGAAAAAGTGCTGGAAGCCGCCGAGTTGGTGGGTGCGTTGCCGTTTATCGAACGTTTACCTAATGGCTTGGATTACAACGTAATGGAACGCGGCGCAACGCTTTCGGTTGGCCAGCGACAACTTATTTCGTTTGTGCGGGCGATGGTGTACGACCCAAAAATTATCATTCTGGACGAGGCCACTTCGTCGGTGGACTCCGAAACGGAGGCTTTGATACAAGCGGCCATCGAAAAGGTAATGAAAGGCCGCACTTCGATTGTGATTGCGCACCGCCTAAGCACGATTCAGAACGCACAGCAAATTTTGGTACTGGACAAAGGCGAAATCAAAGAACGCGGCACGCATGAAACACTGTTGGCGGCTGGCGGCCTTTATGCCCAACTCCACGAAATGCAGTACAAGGAATTGGCGTAG
- a CDS encoding ABC transporter ATP-binding protein, translated as MKSLKRLNKYFRRYKFYLVTGTFFIILSNIFAIIPAQIIRHSFNLVKEAIGLYWSFNGLSSQSFIYEIFASCILFYGILIVVMALLRGLFLFLMRQTIIVMSRHVEYDQKNEIFQHYQSLPLSFYRKNNTGDLMARIAEDVSKVRMYVGPAVMYFINLVTLFVMVIGYMLAVNVELTVYVLLPLPLLSVSIYYVNNIINKRSEEIQRSLSNLSVMVQEAFSGIRVLKAFVRENDSTEKFTQESNNYWRKSLDLSNVNALFFPLIMALVGLSTIITVYVGGLQVMKGNITTGNIAEFVIYVNMLTWPVTSLGWVTSLAQRAAASQQRINEFLDIQTDIISKKNEKPALRGDIRFDNVHFVYPDSGIEALKGISFEVKAGESLAILGTTGSGKSTIAALIGRMYDPAQGGITIDEHNIKDLNVQYLRSQMAYVPQDVFLFSDTVRNNIAFGADKISEEVIQQAIDDADLRENLSRFPEGLDTKIGERGITLSGGQKQRVSIARAIVLNPKVLVLDDCLSAVDTKTENIILNNLQRIMKDKTSVIISHRVSTAKLADKIVILDEGRIVEQGTHQCLMEANGFYKELYDKQLNLDEV; from the coding sequence GTGAAATCGCTAAAAAGATTAAATAAATATTTCCGCCGTTACAAATTTTATCTTGTAACTGGCACTTTTTTCATAATTTTATCTAACATTTTCGCTATTATACCCGCACAAATCATAAGACATTCGTTCAATTTGGTTAAAGAGGCTATCGGGCTGTATTGGAGCTTCAACGGATTGTCTTCACAATCATTTATTTACGAAATTTTTGCGAGCTGTATTCTCTTCTACGGAATTCTGATTGTCGTGATGGCTTTGTTACGAGGTTTGTTTCTTTTTTTGATGCGCCAAACGATCATTGTTATGTCGCGGCACGTGGAGTACGACCAGAAAAATGAGATATTCCAACACTATCAAAGTTTGCCTTTGAGCTTTTACCGCAAGAACAATACAGGCGATTTGATGGCGCGTATCGCCGAAGATGTGAGCAAAGTGCGTATGTACGTCGGCCCAGCCGTCATGTATTTTATCAACTTGGTTACGCTCTTCGTGATGGTGATTGGTTATATGCTTGCCGTGAACGTGGAACTGACCGTGTATGTATTGTTGCCGTTGCCGCTGCTTTCGGTGAGTATTTATTATGTGAACAATATTATTAATAAGCGTTCGGAAGAAATACAACGTAGTTTGTCGAACTTATCGGTAATGGTGCAAGAGGCTTTTTCGGGGATTCGGGTGCTCAAGGCTTTTGTGCGCGAGAACGATTCGACCGAAAAATTTACCCAAGAAAGTAACAATTACTGGCGTAAATCGCTGGACTTGTCCAATGTCAATGCGCTGTTTTTTCCGTTAATCATGGCCTTAGTAGGTTTGAGTACGATTATTACGGTGTATGTGGGCGGTTTGCAGGTAATGAAAGGCAACATCACGACGGGCAACATTGCCGAATTTGTGATTTACGTGAATATGCTTACGTGGCCTGTTACCTCGTTGGGTTGGGTAACGAGTTTGGCGCAACGCGCGGCAGCTTCGCAACAGCGTATCAATGAGTTTTTGGATATTCAAACGGATATTATTTCGAAGAAAAACGAAAAACCAGCTTTGCGCGGCGACATTCGTTTTGATAATGTGCATTTCGTTTACCCAGATTCGGGAATTGAAGCACTCAAAGGCATTAGTTTTGAGGTAAAAGCAGGCGAATCGTTGGCCATTTTGGGAACGACTGGTTCGGGCAAAAGCACGATTGCCGCACTCATTGGCCGAATGTACGACCCCGCGCAGGGCGGCATCACGATAGACGAACACAACATTAAGGATTTGAACGTACAATATTTGCGTTCGCAAATGGCGTATGTGCCGCAAGATGTGTTTTTGTTTTCGGATACGGTGCGCAACAACATCGCGTTTGGAGCAGACAAAATTTCGGAAGAAGTCATTCAACAAGCCATTGACGATGCGGACTTGCGCGAAAATTTGAGCCGTTTTCCAGAAGGTTTGGATACAAAAATCGGCGAACGTGGCATTACGCTTTCGGGCGGACAGAAACAACGCGTTTCGATTGCGCGTGCCATTGTCCTGAATCCGAAAGTATTGGTGCTGGACGATTGTTTGTCGGCGGTGGACACCAAAACTGAAAACATTATCCTCAACAATTTGCAACGAATCATGAAAGATAAAACCTCTGTGATTATTTCGCATCGGGTTTCGACGGCCAAACTGGCCGATAAAATCGTGATTCTGGACGAAGGCCGCATCGTGGAGCAAGGCACGCATCAATGTTTGATGGAAGCCAACGGTTTTTATAAAGAACTCTACGACAAGCAATTGAATTTGGACGAAGTGTAA